TCGGGGAACGGCTTCATCTCGCCGAGAAAACGATCAAGAATTATGTGTCGAGCCTGCTGTCCAAGCTGGGTATGGAACGACGGTCCGAGGCGGCGGCGTATGTGGCGCGGAAACAGGCGGAGAGGCAGAACCGCTGAGCGTTTCGGGCCGGGACGCGAGACGTTATTCGGGACTTATGGCCCCTCATCGGGGGGGCGGGTGCCTCTTTTTCTGTGCCTGATGGGTGCCGCAGATTGGAGGCATGACCACGGACGAACGGTCCGCCAACGAACGGCTCACCGGCGGACAGCCCTCTGACGAACGGCCCTCCGACGAACAGCTCGCCGTGGAAATGATCGGCCGCACCGCCTACGGCCGGGTGGCCACCAGCATGGGCGCCCTGCCCTTCCTCGCGCTCGCCCGGCACATCGTGGTCGACGGCCGCGTCCTGCTGCGGATGCCCCGCGGCTGGGGATACCACCGCGCGTGGGCCGGCAGCGTCGTCGCGTACGGCACCGACAACCTGAGCTCCGCGCGGCCGGGCGACAGCCTGTGGTCGGTGCAGATCGTGGGCCAGTGCGAGCCCGTCGAGCCGACCGCGGCCGAACGGGAACGCTTCGGTCCCGCGCCGCGCCTGGCGGACGGCGAGCCCTTCGAGCCGGCCTATCTGGGCATCGAACCGCAGTTCGCCACCGTGCACTCCGAGGATGGCACGTCCGTGCACGAGGCCTTCGCGGGGTGATGCCCCCTGGAGGGCCGGGGGGCCGCAAACGGCACGCGCGCGTGGAGCCCGTTTCGGGCCACACGCGCGCGGAGGGTGTTTTCGATCAGTCCCGATCAGCAGGGGCGATCAGAGCCGATCGGGCACGGTCACTCGCCCCCGTCGCCACCGCCGTTGCCGGTGCCGGGGTCCGTCGGGTCCTCCGTGGGAAGCGTCGGGTCCTCCGTCGGCGTCGTCGGGTCCTCCGTCGGCGTCGTCGGGTCCTCCGTCGGCTCGGTCGGCTCGTCGGTCGGCTCGTCCGTGGGCTGAGTGGGCTGGCTCGGGGACGGCGTGTACGACGGCGTGTAGTCCCAGTCGCTGCCGGTGCTGGTCGAGCCGCCGGTGGAGTCCTCGGTCTCGTCGTCCGTCGCCTCGCCGCTGGGCGTCTCGCTCGGCTTGTCTTCCTGGTTGGACTGCGTGGAGGTCGGTGACGGCGTCGTGCTGGTCCCGCCCTCCTTGCCGCCACCGCCGTTGTTGAGGGCGAGCGCGACACCCGCCGCGATGGCGATCACCGCGAAGACCGCGAGGATCCACAGCTTGCCGCGGCCGCCGCCCCGGTTGCCGCGCCCCTCGAAGCCGCCGTCGTCCCCACCGCCGTACGGCGGGATGATCGGCGCCGGGATCTGCGTGGTGCCGGAGTCGCCGGGGTGCGGCAGCGCCGTCGTGCCCGCGAAGCCCGCGGACGGGGTGTGCCGCCCCTCGTGCAGGGTGACGGGGCCGGTGTTCCAGGTGCCGGTGTGCCCGCCCTGGTCGTACAGCATCTGCAGCCCATACTGGACGAGCCCGCGCATCTCCTCGGCGGTCTGGAACCGGTCGTCCGGCTCCTTGGCGAGGGAGCGCATGACGAGCCCGTCGAGCTCCGGCGGCGCCGCGTCCGACGCCTCGGACGGGGGCACCGGAATGTCCTGGACGTGCTGGTAGACCACCGACAGCGGAGTCTCTCCGGTGAACGGGGGCCGCAGCGCGAGGAGTTCGTAGAGCAGACAGCCGGTCGCGTACAGGTCGGAGCGGTGGTCGACGGCCTTGCCGAGCGCCTGCTCCGGGGAGAGGTACTGCGGTGTGCCCATGACCATGCCGGTCTGGGTCATCGTCGACTGGGCGCCGTGCAGGGCGCGCGCGATGCCGAAGTCCATCACCTTCACCGCACCGGTCTGGGTGATGATCACGTTCGCCGGCTTGATGTCGCGGTGCACGATGCCGTGCTGGTGCGAGTAGGCGAGCGCCTCCAGGACACCCGAGACGATGATCAGCGCCTGCTCGGGCCCGGGGGCCTCGGCGTTGAGCAGCAGATCGCGGATGGTGCGGCCCTCGACGAGCTCCATCACGATGTACGGGACGACGCCGTGGCCGACCACGTCCTCGCCGGAGTCGTACACGGCGACGACGGCATGGTGGTTGAGCCCGGCGACCGACTGGGCCTCGCGCGTGAAGCGGGCCTTGGACACCGGGTCCTCGGCCAGGTCGGAGCGGAGCAGCTTGACCGCGACCGTGCGCCCGAGGCGCACGTCCTCGGCCGCGAACACCTCGGCCATGCCGCCCCGGCCTAGTCTGCGGGTCAGCCGATATCGGCCGTCCCCGACCAGTCCGCCGTTACCCCACATCTCCGGCGCATCTGACATACCGCCGCCAGTCGCCTCGGGGTCGGACGGGCCCTGAGCGCGCTGCTGCTGTGCCATCAGTCCTCGCCGTCGTTTCTGCCCGCGGTCTGCGCGGTGTTGTTACGGTCTCCGTCGGGCCACGCTACAGGCTCCGCGCAAGGCGTCGACCCGAGATGGAAGTGAGATGGACGGGCCATCAAACCTGCCCCATGTGCCCACGTGCACATTCTGTGTACCGCCCGTACGACACCTGTAACGCTTCCACGACGCTTCTTTCGCAGACGGTCACGGAACGGGCACCGAGCTTGACGTGTCAGTGCCCTGGGGCAGACTTGGCGGGAATGGGCCAATCGATCACCGAAGACCGGCCGCGCACCGGATGACTTGACCGGCGCGCACCGGACCATCGATCGACAATCGATCACGGACCGCGGGAGCAACCAGCCGCTGCCGCCGCGCCGATGGGGGACGCAGAACATGAGCCAGGACGGCGCACAGGGCCGGTACGCGGGGCGTGCGGTCGCCGGCGGCCGCTACCAGCTGCGCGATCTGCTCGGCGAGGGCGGTATGGCCTCGGTGCATCTCGCGTACGACTCGGTGCTCGACCGGCAGGTCGCGATCAAGACCCTGCACACCGAACTCGGCCGCGAGCAGGCCTTCCGCGAGCGGTTCCGCCGCGAGGCCCAGTCGGTGGCGAAGCTCACGCACACGAACATCGTCTCGGTCTTCGACACCGGCGAGGACACGCTGCTCGACAGCGGCTCCGCCGCGGGCTCCGGCACGCCGACGCCGTACATCGTCATGGAGTACGTCGAGGGCCGCCCCCTCGGTTCCGTGCTCGACCAGGACATCGCGCAGCACGGCGCCATGCCCGCCGACAAGGCCCTGAAGATCACCGCGGACGTGCTGGCGGCCCTGGAGATCAGCCACGAGATGGGGCTGGTCCACCGGGACATCAAGCCGGGCAACGTGATGATGACGAAGCGGGGCGTCGTCAAGGTCATGGACTTCGGCATCGCCCGCGCCATGCAGTCCGGCGTCACCTCGATGACGCAGACCGGCATGGTCGTCGGCACGCCCCAGTACCTCTCCCCGGAGCAGGCACTCGGCAGAGGTGTGGACGCCCGGTCCGACCTGTACTCGGTCGGCATCATGCTGTTCCAACTGGTCACCGGGCGGCTGCCGTTCGAGGCCGACTCGCCGCTGGCCATCGCGTACGCGCACGTCCAGGAGGAGCCGGTCGCGCCCTCCTCGATCAACCGCTCGCTGCCCCCGGCCGTGGACGCGCTGGTCGCCCGCGCCCTGAAGAAGAACCCGAACGAGCGCTTCCCGAGCGCCGAGGCCATGCGCGACGAGTGTCTGCGCGTGGCCCAGTCGTTCCATGCCGCCGCGCCGAGCATCGTGCCGGGCGCCCAGACGTCGAGCGGCGCGGGCGTCGGCTCCGCCGTCTTCCCGCCCGTCGAGGCGGCTCCCGCGCCGGGCCCCGTCCAGACGCCGTACCAGCCGGGCCCGTACGGCACGCCGGCCCCCGCGCAGACGCCCTCCCCGTCGTACGGCTATCCGCAGCAGGGCGGCTACCAGGCCCCGCCGCAGACCGCCGCGTACTCCCCGCAGCAGGCGCCGTCCACTCCGCCGCCGTACAACCTCACGCCCCAGCCCACCACCCCTGTCGCGGGCGGTCCGGGCGGCCGCAAGAGCAACACGGGGGTCGTCATCGGGTCGATCGTGGTCGCGCTCGTCGCGATCGGCGGCCTGATCGCGGCACTCATGCTGTACATCGGAAACC
This genomic interval from Streptomyces dengpaensis contains the following:
- a CDS encoding protein kinase domain-containing protein; the protein is MAQQQRAQGPSDPEATGGGMSDAPEMWGNGGLVGDGRYRLTRRLGRGGMAEVFAAEDVRLGRTVAVKLLRSDLAEDPVSKARFTREAQSVAGLNHHAVVAVYDSGEDVVGHGVVPYIVMELVEGRTIRDLLLNAEAPGPEQALIIVSGVLEALAYSHQHGIVHRDIKPANVIITQTGAVKVMDFGIARALHGAQSTMTQTGMVMGTPQYLSPEQALGKAVDHRSDLYATGCLLYELLALRPPFTGETPLSVVYQHVQDIPVPPSEASDAAPPELDGLVMRSLAKEPDDRFQTAEEMRGLVQYGLQMLYDQGGHTGTWNTGPVTLHEGRHTPSAGFAGTTALPHPGDSGTTQIPAPIIPPYGGGDDGGFEGRGNRGGGRGKLWILAVFAVIAIAAGVALALNNGGGGKEGGTSTTPSPTSTQSNQEDKPSETPSGEATDDETEDSTGGSTSTGSDWDYTPSYTPSPSQPTQPTDEPTDEPTEPTEDPTTPTEDPTTPTEDPTLPTEDPTDPGTGNGGGDGGE
- a CDS encoding protein kinase domain-containing protein, whose product is MSQDGAQGRYAGRAVAGGRYQLRDLLGEGGMASVHLAYDSVLDRQVAIKTLHTELGREQAFRERFRREAQSVAKLTHTNIVSVFDTGEDTLLDSGSAAGSGTPTPYIVMEYVEGRPLGSVLDQDIAQHGAMPADKALKITADVLAALEISHEMGLVHRDIKPGNVMMTKRGVVKVMDFGIARAMQSGVTSMTQTGMVVGTPQYLSPEQALGRGVDARSDLYSVGIMLFQLVTGRLPFEADSPLAIAYAHVQEEPVAPSSINRSLPPAVDALVARALKKNPNERFPSAEAMRDECLRVAQSFHAAAPSIVPGAQTSSGAGVGSAVFPPVEAAPAPGPVQTPYQPGPYGTPAPAQTPSPSYGYPQQGGYQAPPQTAAYSPQQAPSTPPPYNLTPQPTTPVAGGPGGRKSNTGVVIGSIVVALVAIGGLIAALMLYIGNPGNEGGGGDATESPTVVAGHKGPDTTKTIETEKCTEPQESYDDPDKIQVPDFTYKYIKSVKSCFQAAGWQMDITNVDENTYGEGTVMDQFPAAGTDVDPKDMPEIELKVSTGDPA
- a CDS encoding pyridoxamine 5'-phosphate oxidase family protein; protein product: MIGRTAYGRVATSMGALPFLALARHIVVDGRVLLRMPRGWGYHRAWAGSVVAYGTDNLSSARPGDSLWSVQIVGQCEPVEPTAAERERFGPAPRLADGEPFEPAYLGIEPQFATVHSEDGTSVHEAFAG